One genomic segment of Psychrobacter sp. P11F6 includes these proteins:
- a CDS encoding Fic family protein, producing the protein MMNTPTSDPIGAAWLIRYASIELVSPLYVSSSIGGRRQTYKDGDVIHNAYQETARPLDTIIAHLQFHMRHEVLNLELLARLFEQIGANDVQAWVNAEPTGSYARRMAFLYEWLMGQQLAVPSNLGGNYVDALDAKKQVTSSPAHVIKNARWRINDNLAGTRHFCPQLVKTELFTQAAALDIATMVDKLNDEFGQDLLMRASVWMTLRESKASFTIEGEGKELKRIERFADVMARRTGKGDIPLDPESLAELQQEILGSKTVIQQYGVRQSPVFVSHTQVNGFKEIVHYIAPPADDIANKLAGLQVFMEKTEGQSALMRSAVVSFAFVYIHPLADGNGRVHRFLINDVLRRDQVIHEPIILPISQAIAEHPSDRHAYDKILDRVSVPLMKQIRDHYSFDKQAITYPDGIRSNLNFEDSHLIQPAWRFMDLTPHVQYLSGLIAHVIEKEMHNESQYLRQHDHARLAIKEIIEMPNSYADRIIRSMLQNKGAKSNKLLKDYPFLANEAVWDDIFAVVVETFKDETDDLNR; encoded by the coding sequence ATGATGAATACCCCTACTTCAGACCCTATTGGCGCAGCATGGCTTATCCGTTATGCCAGCATCGAGCTGGTTTCGCCTTTATATGTCAGCAGTAGTATCGGTGGGCGCAGGCAAACCTATAAAGACGGTGATGTCATCCATAATGCTTATCAGGAAACCGCGCGTCCACTGGACACGATCATTGCGCACTTACAGTTTCACATGCGTCATGAAGTACTGAATTTGGAGTTACTGGCTCGTCTGTTTGAGCAGATAGGGGCTAATGACGTACAAGCATGGGTAAACGCTGAGCCCACAGGCAGCTATGCCCGTAGAATGGCTTTCTTGTATGAATGGCTCATGGGTCAGCAGTTAGCAGTACCGAGTAATTTAGGCGGTAACTATGTGGATGCTCTAGATGCTAAGAAGCAGGTTACTTCAAGCCCTGCGCATGTCATAAAGAATGCTCGTTGGCGTATCAATGACAATCTTGCAGGAACCCGTCATTTCTGTCCTCAATTGGTGAAAACAGAGTTGTTTACGCAAGCCGCTGCACTCGATATTGCCACAATGGTTGACAAGCTGAACGATGAATTTGGGCAAGACTTACTGATGCGTGCCTCCGTATGGATGACATTACGAGAGAGTAAAGCCAGTTTTACTATAGAAGGTGAAGGGAAAGAGTTAAAACGTATTGAACGTTTCGCCGATGTGATGGCACGGCGTACCGGCAAGGGCGATATTCCGCTTGATCCTGAGTCGCTAGCAGAGTTGCAACAAGAGATACTTGGTAGCAAAACGGTCATCCAGCAGTATGGCGTCCGTCAATCTCCAGTTTTTGTGTCGCATACCCAGGTGAATGGCTTTAAAGAAATTGTGCATTATATCGCGCCACCTGCTGATGACATTGCTAATAAGCTAGCAGGATTACAGGTATTTATGGAGAAGACTGAGGGACAATCAGCACTGATGCGTAGTGCTGTTGTCTCCTTTGCCTTTGTGTATATTCATCCATTAGCGGATGGCAATGGCCGCGTACATCGCTTTTTAATTAATGATGTCCTTAGACGAGACCAAGTCATTCATGAGCCGATTATCCTACCTATATCACAAGCCATTGCTGAGCATCCCTCAGACCGTCATGCCTATGATAAAATCTTAGACCGTGTCTCTGTGCCCCTTATGAAGCAAATCCGTGATCATTACAGCTTTGATAAACAAGCGATTACTTACCCTGATGGTATTCGCTCAAACTTAAATTTTGAAGACAGTCACCTTATTCAACCGGCATGGCGCTTTATGGACCTGACGCCTCATGTTCAGTACTTATCAGGACTGATTGCGCATGTTATTGAAAAAGAGATGCATAACGAGTCACAGTACCTAAGACAACATGACCATGCACGACTGGCGATAAAAGAGATTATTGAGATGCCCAACAGCTATGCCGATAGAATCATTCGCAGCATGCTACAAAATAAAGGTGCTAAAAGTAATAAGCTACTTAAGGATTATCCGTTTTTGGCAAATGAGGCAGTTTGGGATGACATTTTTGCTGTCGTTGTAGAAACCTTTAAAGATGAGACAGATGATTTGAATAGGTAG
- a CDS encoding recombinase family protein, translating to MTVRIYVRASTKDQDATRALADLVAFSTSYDDNHVEYVEHFSGTKLDRPLLAKLLKDAEQGDILLVESVDRLSRLSQDDFAILKQRIKDKGLRLVVADLPTTHTVNNGMTGEILTVINHMLIDLLATMAKLDNDKRRERIKQGLANSGYKPSGKKPNTTKHNRIRELDSQGNMTKEEIAKAVGVGVATVYRVLKPGS from the coding sequence ATGACTGTTCGTATTTATGTGAGAGCCAGCACTAAGGATCAAGACGCTACCAGAGCATTGGCTGATTTGGTGGCTTTCAGTACAAGTTATGATGATAACCATGTTGAGTACGTCGAGCATTTCAGTGGTACAAAGCTCGATAGACCATTATTAGCCAAGCTGCTAAAGGACGCTGAGCAAGGCGATATTCTACTGGTTGAAAGCGTGGATAGATTAAGCCGATTATCTCAAGATGATTTTGCAATTCTAAAGCAGCGTATCAAAGACAAAGGCTTGCGATTGGTGGTGGCTGATCTACCAACGACGCATACAGTTAATAATGGCATGACAGGTGAGATCCTAACAGTGATTAACCATATGCTGATCGACTTATTAGCAACGATGGCAAAGCTTGATAACGACAAGCGTAGAGAGCGTATCAAGCAGGGATTGGCTAACAGTGGCTATAAGCCCTCCGGTAAGAAGCCTAATACAACGAAACACAATCGTATTAGAGAATTAGACAGTCAAGGCAATATGACAAAAGAGGAAATCGCTAAGGCAGTTGGTGTTGGCGTAGCTACTGTTTACCGGGTGTTAAAGCCAGGCTCATAG
- a CDS encoding DUF3817 domain-containing protein encodes MSQAQPTIEKIHSLRKKQETALKSLTLIGYLEGTSFLLLLFIAMPLKYMLDIPEGVKYIGMAHGILFITYIIILIGSAIKMKMPLWAIPAGVLGSLLPFGPFIFDHLLKNNLQKSVSKEA; translated from the coding sequence GTGTCACAGGCTCAGCCAACTATTGAAAAAATTCACAGCCTTAGAAAAAAACAAGAGACCGCGTTAAAAAGTCTTACCCTTATAGGCTACCTAGAAGGCACCTCTTTCTTATTATTGCTCTTCATCGCCATGCCACTAAAATATATGCTGGATATTCCAGAAGGTGTGAAATACATCGGTATGGCACACGGTATTTTGTTTATTACCTATATCATAATACTTATAGGCTCAGCTATCAAAATGAAAATGCCTCTTTGGGCAATACCTGCGGGCGTACTCGGCTCACTCTTACCTTTTGGCCCATTTATATTCGATCATTTACTAAAAAATAACTTACAGAAAAGTGTAAGTAAAGAAGCCTAG
- the lspA gene encoding signal peptidase II, with protein sequence MTESTDRLDSTKLNSVESASTNIADNKVPIAVSSTHQSIDSKTMNHTPKAMYVTSGNSITPKGKLNKMPKMVANGSRAFIWYLLAIMVLILDQWTKWLAQTKLAFNDPVPVIEPFLNWTLAYNYGAAFSFLADAGGWQKWFFSGLAFVMAIFLTVYLIKAPRAAKLLSMGLALMLGGAIGNLIDRLRIGKVVDFIHVHYADVWNYPIFNVADIGVCVGVALIIIDMIFLESKRNK encoded by the coding sequence ATGACTGAATCTACCGACAGATTAGATAGTACTAAATTGAATAGCGTTGAATCGGCTAGTACTAATATTGCTGACAATAAAGTACCTATAGCTGTGAGTAGTACTCATCAATCAATTGACTCTAAAACCATGAATCATACGCCTAAAGCTATGTACGTAACCTCAGGCAACTCGATAACACCTAAAGGTAAGTTGAATAAAATGCCAAAAATGGTTGCCAATGGCAGTCGCGCTTTTATCTGGTATTTGTTGGCGATAATGGTATTAATACTTGATCAATGGACTAAGTGGTTGGCCCAAACCAAATTAGCGTTCAATGACCCCGTACCGGTCATTGAACCATTTCTCAACTGGACACTCGCTTATAACTATGGGGCAGCATTTAGCTTTTTAGCCGACGCTGGCGGTTGGCAGAAATGGTTTTTCTCAGGCTTAGCTTTTGTAATGGCTATCTTTTTAACGGTTTATTTAATCAAAGCGCCACGTGCAGCCAAGCTATTGTCCATGGGGTTAGCCTTAATGCTCGGTGGTGCGATTGGCAACTTAATCGATCGTTTAAGAATTGGTAAAGTGGTTGACTTTATCCATGTGCATTATGCTGATGTCTGGAATTATCCTATTTTCAATGTTGCAGATATAGGTGTCTGTGTCGGTGTCGCATTGATTATAATTGACATGATATTTTTAGAAAGTAAGCGTAATAAATAA
- the ccmI gene encoding c-type cytochrome biogenesis protein CcmI: protein MTLFSTFGLFVTLSLLIALIFALIAIMPWLRAPRLQSKPIDNQLLDINVAVFRERLAELQTDKDSGTINNSHYQNQKLELERQLLDAQRQITPMVTPDVKSRLIVAAWIPILAAMAYLLIGNRTPVFDLWTAEDKVGQVADDLLTAKIDKPPSWAFEDGRQLISAMQTNVHRNADDPNRWMRLSELFLSMEATDSALEALSRAYRLAPENEEIATTYAQTSFFVNEGQLDANIRRVLQAILAKNPQHERAQMLMAMGETRSSNFAQAQGWIKRLQGSIVAKPGDHTKALASLDELSNYVSTQEKQALEGIDVTVKINANLLPLVKADDVLFVAIRDVKGGPPFAAKRLPISVIEQGEASIRLSNLDAMMPDRTLNSARSDKTQLAVVARISHSGNAIAESGDLSGNPIVISAEQTQVNIEINQQIP from the coding sequence ATGACTCTATTTTCTACTTTTGGCTTATTTGTAACTCTAAGCTTGCTGATTGCTCTTATATTTGCGCTGATTGCTATTATGCCATGGCTACGAGCACCGCGTTTGCAGTCCAAACCAATAGACAATCAACTGCTAGATATTAATGTTGCAGTATTTCGCGAACGTTTAGCTGAGCTACAAACAGATAAAGACAGCGGTACTATTAATAATAGCCATTATCAAAATCAAAAGCTGGAGCTTGAGCGTCAGCTATTAGATGCGCAGCGTCAGATAACACCTATGGTCACCCCTGATGTCAAAAGCCGTTTAATTGTCGCAGCTTGGATCCCAATATTGGCTGCAATGGCGTATTTACTAATAGGCAATCGTACGCCCGTGTTTGATTTGTGGACAGCTGAGGACAAAGTAGGACAAGTGGCTGACGACCTATTGACAGCTAAAATTGACAAGCCGCCATCATGGGCGTTTGAAGATGGTCGTCAACTGATTAGCGCCATGCAAACCAATGTTCATCGTAATGCTGATGATCCTAATCGCTGGATGCGCCTATCCGAGCTTTTCTTATCTATGGAGGCAACTGATTCTGCGCTGGAAGCCTTATCTCGTGCCTATCGTTTAGCTCCTGAAAATGAAGAAATCGCCACCACTTATGCTCAGACTAGCTTTTTCGTTAATGAAGGTCAGTTAGACGCCAATATTCGCCGTGTATTACAAGCTATATTAGCTAAGAATCCGCAGCATGAACGGGCTCAAATGCTCATGGCAATGGGTGAGACTCGTAGTAGTAACTTTGCCCAAGCGCAAGGTTGGATTAAACGCTTACAAGGCAGCATTGTGGCCAAACCAGGTGATCATACTAAAGCTTTAGCAAGCTTAGATGAGTTAAGCAACTACGTTAGCACGCAAGAAAAGCAAGCGCTAGAAGGTATTGACGTGACAGTGAAAATTAACGCTAATTTATTACCGTTAGTGAAAGCTGATGATGTGTTGTTTGTTGCGATACGTGACGTTAAAGGAGGTCCACCGTTTGCCGCCAAACGTTTACCCATTAGTGTTATTGAGCAAGGTGAGGCCAGTATCCGCTTAAGCAATCTTGATGCGATGATGCCAGATCGCACGTTAAATTCAGCTCGTAGTGACAAAACTCAGTTAGCAGTCGTTGCTCGTATTAGTCATAGCGGTAATGCCATAGCAGAGTCAGGCGACTTATCGGGTAATCCGATAGTGATTAGTGCTGAACAGACTCAGGTTAATATTGAAATCAATCAACAGATTCCCTAA
- a CDS encoding cytochrome c-type biogenesis protein, whose product MTANAAIDVYDFDSPQQEAQYRGLIEEFRCPKCQNQNLAASDAPIAQDLKQKVYDLIKDRRSDAEIRVYMQERYGDFISYKPPMRPSTWILWFFPPLLLLVLIIGWFWQSKRRQVVARGQSGVTVNSTAALTSTEKAELDRLLSQAESVDHDITSLEDKK is encoded by the coding sequence ATGACGGCAAACGCAGCTATTGACGTATACGATTTTGACTCACCACAGCAAGAAGCTCAGTATCGTGGATTAATAGAAGAGTTTCGCTGCCCAAAATGCCAAAATCAAAACCTTGCAGCCTCTGATGCACCGATTGCACAGGATCTAAAGCAAAAAGTCTATGATTTAATTAAAGATAGACGTAGTGATGCTGAAATACGCGTCTATATGCAAGAGCGCTACGGTGACTTTATTAGCTACAAGCCGCCTATGCGACCATCAACATGGATCCTATGGTTTTTTCCACCACTATTATTGCTCGTCTTAATTATTGGTTGGTTTTGGCAAAGTAAGCGTCGCCAAGTTGTTGCCCGTGGTCAAAGCGGCGTCACAGTGAACAGTACTGCTGCCTTGACCTCTACGGAAAAGGCTGAGCTTGATCGTCTATTATCGCAAGCTGAGAGTGTCGACCACGACATTACTAGCCTAGAGGACAAAAAATGA
- a CDS encoding DsbE family thiol:disulfide interchange protein, with translation MTMSNNTPEQKDSQNSKQRNPKTMKKKQTKLWFLIPLILFFGLVVILYMRLGKPTDIVTNTALERPVPTFELPLLADTTRTITNDNLPDKPFLLNVWGSWCPTCVIEHPFLMQLEERGVDIVGVNYKDEIGNALSYLNRGGDPFSMSIQDSLGQFALDLGITGAPETFVVDGDGIIRQHIVGEVNEANWQQRVKPCLTVLNEANKNNDSPDLIQVEEMCK, from the coding sequence ATGACTATGTCGAATAATACTCCTGAGCAAAAAGATAGCCAAAACAGTAAGCAGCGTAACCCAAAGACAATGAAAAAAAAGCAGACGAAGCTATGGTTCTTAATTCCGCTTATCCTCTTTTTTGGTTTGGTAGTTATATTGTACATGCGCTTAGGTAAACCAACAGACATTGTGACCAATACCGCTCTTGAGCGTCCGGTTCCTACCTTTGAGCTGCCGTTATTAGCAGATACTACCCGTACTATCACCAATGATAATTTGCCGGATAAGCCGTTTTTACTTAATGTTTGGGGCTCATGGTGCCCAACTTGCGTTATTGAGCATCCGTTTTTAATGCAACTAGAAGAGCGCGGCGTTGATATCGTTGGTGTGAATTATAAGGATGAGATTGGTAATGCGCTCAGTTACTTAAACCGAGGCGGTGATCCATTTTCTATGTCTATTCAGGATTCATTGGGTCAGTTTGCTCTAGACTTAGGCATAACTGGTGCGCCCGAAACCTTTGTTGTGGATGGAGATGGCATCATTCGTCAGCATATTGTTGGTGAGGTTAATGAAGCCAATTGGCAACAGCGTGTTAAGCCGTGCCTGACCGTACTTAATGAGGCTAATAAGAACAACGATAGTCCTGATCTCATTCAGGTTGAGGAGATGTGCAAATGA
- a CDS encoding heme lyase CcmF/NrfE family subunit, whose product MLITELGYFALLTAFVLALLQVILPTIGVIHNQVAWQRLAPSLAWAQFAAMITSFGALIAGFYYNDFSLSYVAQHSNTLLPWYYKLSATWGGHEGSLLLWMTIMATWCALVSYFSRGLPLSMRARVLVILAGVQLMMLTMLIFTSSPFERTLPNLAVDGADLNPVLQDFGLIIHPPMLYMGYVGMVVPFAFCMAALWEGRLDAAWTRWSRPWALAAWGFLTIGIALGSWWAYYELGWGGWWFWDPVENASFMPWLVGLALLHSLAVTEKRGVFKAWTIMLAIFAFALSLLGTFLVRSGVLTSVHSFAADPTRGLVILAILGIIIGSGLLMFAVRGWRLTVESQYQLISRESFLVINNAIILIATLVVLLGTLYPIIADAFGLGQVSVGPPYFNALFVPLTWLLLIAMGMGSNIRWKKDTRPLLGIGMVIAVSSLVLAAIITYFVNPSSMLNIGVTLAVSFWALLWMAVDFKDKTKNAPNLFNGLRQLRLSYWGQQTAHIGVLVAVIGIAFTSSLSIERDVAMGIGDTVNVQGYDFEVTEFFEIKGSNFDATQAEVVVTKNGQEVATLYPEKRTYIISTMPTTEAAIDPNLMRDVYVALGEPIADGSNQWALRIYVKPLIRWIWLGAIIMALGGLISMLDKRYRIKKVKAPLLVTGDLATDGVNEVAIEQAISASTMSTLKEK is encoded by the coding sequence ATGTTGATTACAGAATTGGGCTATTTTGCCTTGCTTACCGCTTTTGTATTGGCGTTATTGCAGGTAATTCTGCCAACTATTGGTGTTATTCATAACCAAGTTGCTTGGCAACGACTAGCCCCTAGCTTAGCTTGGGCACAGTTTGCCGCCATGATAACGTCATTTGGCGCTTTGATAGCAGGTTTTTATTATAATGATTTTAGCCTCAGTTACGTCGCGCAGCATTCCAATACGCTGTTGCCTTGGTACTATAAGTTATCGGCGACATGGGGCGGACACGAGGGCTCTTTGCTGCTATGGATGACCATCATGGCCACATGGTGTGCACTGGTATCATACTTTAGTCGCGGCTTGCCGTTATCAATGCGTGCGCGGGTATTAGTTATTTTGGCCGGTGTACAGTTAATGATGCTAACGATGCTGATATTTACCTCGTCACCGTTTGAGCGTACCTTACCCAATCTAGCGGTCGATGGCGCTGATTTAAATCCTGTCCTACAAGATTTCGGTCTGATTATTCATCCGCCCATGTTATATATGGGCTATGTGGGTATGGTAGTACCTTTTGCATTTTGTATGGCGGCATTGTGGGAAGGGCGTTTAGATGCTGCTTGGACACGCTGGTCACGTCCATGGGCGCTCGCGGCTTGGGGGTTTTTGACCATTGGTATTGCACTGGGCTCGTGGTGGGCCTACTACGAGCTTGGCTGGGGCGGTTGGTGGTTTTGGGATCCGGTAGAGAATGCCTCGTTTATGCCTTGGCTTGTCGGCTTAGCATTGCTGCATTCATTAGCAGTCACTGAAAAGCGCGGGGTGTTTAAAGCATGGACCATTATGCTGGCTATTTTCGCCTTTGCCTTAAGCTTGCTTGGCACGTTCCTGGTACGCTCTGGAGTCCTTACCTCAGTGCATTCGTTTGCCGCTGATCCGACGCGTGGTTTGGTTATCTTAGCTATTCTTGGCATTATCATCGGTAGTGGTCTATTAATGTTTGCCGTTCGAGGTTGGCGTTTAACCGTTGAAAGTCAATATCAGCTGATTTCACGTGAGTCCTTTTTAGTGATCAACAACGCCATCATTTTGATTGCAACCTTAGTGGTGCTGCTCGGCACCCTTTACCCTATTATCGCTGATGCCTTTGGTTTAGGACAAGTGTCCGTTGGCCCTCCTTATTTTAATGCATTATTTGTACCTTTAACGTGGCTGTTATTAATAGCTATGGGTATGGGCTCAAATATTCGCTGGAAAAAAGACACCCGTCCACTACTGGGTATAGGCATGGTCATCGCCGTTAGTAGCTTAGTATTAGCTGCCATTATTACTTACTTTGTTAATCCATCGTCTATGCTTAATATTGGTGTGACTTTAGCCGTTAGCTTTTGGGCACTGCTATGGATGGCAGTTGATTTTAAAGATAAAACTAAGAATGCGCCTAATCTTTTTAACGGTTTGCGGCAGTTGCGTCTGAGCTATTGGGGTCAACAGACTGCTCATATTGGCGTATTGGTTGCTGTCATTGGCATAGCCTTTACTAGTAGCCTGAGTATTGAGCGTGACGTAGCAATGGGTATTGGCGATACAGTCAATGTTCAAGGTTACGATTTTGAAGTAACTGAATTTTTTGAAATAAAGGGGAGTAACTTTGATGCAACGCAAGCTGAGGTTGTAGTGACTAAGAATGGCCAAGAAGTGGCAACGCTATATCCTGAAAAACGTACGTATATTATCAGCACTATGCCAACAACTGAGGCCGCTATTGACCCCAATCTTATGCGCGATGTTTATGTCGCACTGGGCGAACCTATTGCCGATGGTAGTAACCAATGGGCATTAAGGATTTATGTAAAACCATTAATTCGCTGGATTTGGTTAGGGGCAATTATCATGGCTCTAGGTGGATTAATTAGCATGCTTGATAAACGATACCGCATCAAAAAAGTTAAAGCTCCATTGCTAGTTACTGGTGATCTGGCTACTGATGGAGTCAATGAGGTAGCTATTGAACAGGCAATCTCAGCATCGACGATGTCGACACTAAAGGAGAAATAA